Proteins encoded together in one Lysinibacillus sp. FSL K6-0232 window:
- a CDS encoding ATP-dependent nuclease: MYISSLKINNFRCFKEIKVDFNEGINVIIGANNAGKTTLTKALELIFNRSNSKMISIDDFHKKVDLSIPPEISIEATLKSSSKDTTEDKAIVASWLTKLETPWEATLTYKHFLPEQEHKAYVEKYESLSEEKERWALLESTLKKYVTRIYGGDIVNKMRAEGEHLDKIHCETLDALRDVERKMFTGRNTLLKQLLLHFKDSLSNNDQKDLTATDDKQNQKTFTQQANLLVEGIIGRVNQKEILEFAKKTGASVGGSPALDGYLQESDVLSTLRLIIKDKTGIEIPIINNGMGYNNLIFISLILSKFKMITSDEYGENAKAFPILIIEEPEAHLHPALQYNFLKFLKEEVEAQSFSRQIFVTTHSTQITSAVGLKPIICLEKDDKGEIFAKYPSKVFSSSEEDQKSKKYVERFLDATKSAMLFSKSVLLVEGMAELILLPLLAEREGTDLEKHHVSLVRADALTFKHFIKLFGAGIKQENTKFALKKRVACLVDPDPTKIEKKRDDDKQKHRRWKKCWPYELNSDLDSYEYKDISGALQNLLAQKKHSSNVDVFYKKSKGKTFEYDLAWDNYKSDWLFDESIEIVKDNELIEMISCEEEKEKAKMATSFLLYANDQKGELAFILASKLEEKSNEINVPLHIKQAFRWVSEKDNSGGEGDE; the protein is encoded by the coding sequence ATGTACATTTCAAGTTTAAAGATTAATAACTTTAGATGTTTCAAGGAAATAAAAGTTGACTTCAATGAAGGTATAAACGTTATAATTGGGGCCAATAATGCGGGGAAAACGACACTTACGAAGGCTTTAGAGCTAATCTTTAACCGATCTAACTCTAAAATGATTTCAATAGATGATTTTCATAAGAAAGTAGACTTATCAATTCCACCAGAGATTTCAATTGAGGCAACTTTAAAATCATCCTCAAAGGATACTACAGAAGATAAAGCTATAGTAGCAAGCTGGCTGACTAAATTAGAAACACCTTGGGAAGCAACACTTACTTATAAACATTTTCTGCCTGAACAGGAACATAAGGCGTATGTAGAAAAGTATGAAAGTCTATCGGAAGAAAAGGAAAGATGGGCATTATTAGAATCAACTCTGAAAAAATATGTTACAAGGATTTATGGTGGAGATATAGTAAATAAAATGCGTGCAGAAGGAGAGCACTTAGATAAAATTCATTGTGAAACGTTAGACGCCCTCAGGGATGTAGAAAGAAAGATGTTTACAGGAAGAAATACACTATTAAAACAGTTACTCCTACATTTTAAGGACTCGTTGTCTAATAATGATCAGAAAGATTTAACAGCAACAGACGACAAACAGAACCAAAAAACATTTACACAACAGGCAAATTTATTAGTAGAAGGGATAATTGGAAGGGTAAACCAAAAGGAAATTCTTGAATTTGCAAAAAAGACTGGAGCTTCTGTCGGGGGCTCACCAGCATTAGATGGATACTTACAAGAGAGTGATGTTTTGTCAACCTTGCGTTTAATTATCAAAGATAAAACAGGCATTGAGATCCCGATAATAAATAATGGTATGGGATATAATAATTTAATTTTTATATCGTTAATATTATCAAAGTTCAAGATGATTACTTCAGATGAATATGGTGAGAATGCAAAAGCATTCCCAATTCTAATTATTGAAGAACCAGAAGCACACCTCCATCCAGCTTTACAATATAATTTTTTGAAGTTTCTTAAGGAGGAGGTAGAAGCTCAAAGTTTTAGTAGGCAAATATTTGTAACAACTCATTCAACACAAATTACATCTGCAGTTGGATTGAAACCAATTATTTGTTTAGAAAAAGATGATAAAGGTGAAATATTTGCCAAGTATCCAAGCAAAGTATTTTCAAGTAGTGAAGAAGACCAGAAATCTAAAAAATACGTTGAACGATTTCTTGATGCTACTAAATCAGCTATGCTATTTTCAAAATCAGTTTTATTAGTTGAAGGCATGGCGGAGCTTATTCTTCTCCCTTTATTGGCGGAAAGGGAAGGAACTGATTTAGAAAAACATCATGTTTCTCTCGTAAGGGCTGATGCTCTCACATTTAAGCATTTTATCAAATTATTCGGAGCTGGTATTAAGCAAGAGAATACGAAATTCGCACTTAAAAAAAGAGTAGCTTGTCTTGTAGATCCCGATCCAACGAAGATTGAAAAAAAGAGGGATGACGATAAACAAAAGCATAGAAGATGGAAAAAATGTTGGCCGTATGAACTGAACAGTGATTTGGACAGTTATGAATACAAAGACATTTCTGGTGCTTTACAAAATTTATTAGCACAAAAAAAGCATTCATCTAATGTTGATGTTTTTTATAAAAAGTCAAAAGGCAAAACATTCGAATATGATTTGGCTTGGGATAACTATAAAAGTGATTGGCTATTCGACGAATCTATTGAAATAGTAAAGGATAATGAACTTATAGAAATGATTTCTTGTGAAGAAGAAAAAGAAAAGGCTAAAATGGCTACGAGCTTTTTGTTATACGCAAATGACCAAAAGGGCGAACTTGCATTCATTTTGGCAAGCAAATTGGAAGAGAAATCAAATGAAATAAATGTTCCCTTACATATAAAACAGGCATTTAGATGGGTTTCTGAAAAAGATAATAGCGGAGGAGAAGGGGATGAATAA
- a CDS encoding TnsD family Tn7-like transposition protein, with amino-acid sequence MYDDELLYSVIARYKQMCGMVSNQAMVKDIFGKLIIMKSTLFPKHLDAFVQNLTPTSKLTTKEIIMKHTMFPFYTSFLSEGKTQSIYEIMAEGKGRAVESIIGFGGSKVKIPIYLRYCPICFENDIKKYGESYFRRSHQIVGALYCSKHEVLLKDSTVLSTESGFDFKCADAEVCDIAVLTDPFPTRIKELNLQYIHNAERLLKGDYPRKQLDFIISFYIDKLRSKGLASDSGNLYMNDVQEKFLSYFPDAYLEIMQSAIDPENPTNWLRFFVRSNNKNRSPLRHLLFLQFLNVDIDELFQTTTVVGKQKIVEEFTPLFDINERRNMWLKIIEEHKGATRSELKEIGKGLHTWIFRYDREWYEKVTPRVKTRKPRTDPIDWEQKDEECLMLAKEAVKAILNKSGKPVRVTPWRIKLTIGARKWFENEKLVRTQQFLRESKEDINKYRVRKIRWAIDELNKQDGSITAYKVQLYAGFGGGGREIRGLIEEILAE; translated from the coding sequence ATGTATGATGATGAACTGTTGTATAGTGTTATTGCTCGTTATAAACAAATGTGTGGTATGGTAAGTAACCAAGCAATGGTAAAAGACATATTTGGTAAGTTGATCATTATGAAATCAACATTATTTCCCAAACATCTTGATGCTTTTGTGCAAAATCTGACTCCGACTTCAAAGCTAACGACAAAGGAAATTATTATGAAACATACGATGTTTCCCTTTTACACTTCATTTTTATCTGAAGGAAAAACTCAGTCTATATATGAAATAATGGCTGAAGGTAAAGGAAGGGCAGTTGAAAGTATAATTGGGTTTGGGGGAAGCAAGGTGAAAATCCCAATTTATCTACGATATTGTCCAATCTGTTTCGAAAACGATATAAAAAAGTATGGTGAGAGCTATTTCCGCAGATCCCACCAAATTGTTGGTGCTTTATATTGTTCAAAGCATGAAGTTTTGTTAAAAGATAGCACTGTACTTAGTACGGAAAGCGGATTTGACTTTAAATGTGCAGATGCGGAAGTATGTGATATAGCGGTTTTGACCGATCCATTCCCGACAAGAATAAAAGAATTAAATCTTCAATATATCCATAATGCCGAACGCTTATTGAAGGGTGACTATCCACGCAAACAACTTGATTTTATTATTAGCTTCTATATTGATAAATTGCGGAGTAAGGGCTTAGCCTCTGACAGCGGAAATTTGTACATGAATGATGTGCAAGAAAAGTTCTTATCTTACTTCCCAGATGCTTATTTAGAAATCATGCAGAGTGCTATTGATCCAGAGAATCCCACTAATTGGTTAAGGTTTTTCGTAAGAAGCAACAATAAGAATCGAAGCCCATTAAGGCATCTGCTGTTTCTCCAGTTTCTCAATGTAGATATTGACGAACTTTTTCAGACAACTACTGTGGTTGGTAAACAGAAGATTGTTGAAGAGTTCACCCCCCTGTTTGATATTAACGAAAGAAGAAATATGTGGCTGAAAATAATTGAAGAACACAAAGGGGCAACCAGAAGCGAATTAAAAGAAATAGGAAAAGGTCTGCATACATGGATTTTTAGATACGATCGTGAATGGTATGAGAAAGTAACTCCAAGAGTGAAAACGAGAAAACCAAGAACTGATCCTATTGATTGGGAACAAAAAGATGAAGAGTGCTTAATGCTTGCTAAAGAGGCAGTAAAGGCTATTTTGAATAAAAGTGGAAAGCCCGTCAGAGTAACCCCTTGGAGGATCAAATTGACGATTGGTGCGAGGAAATGGTTTGAAAATGAGAAATTGGTTCGAACCCAACAATTTTTGCGGGAATCCAAAGAGGATATAAATAAATATCGTGTTCGGAAAATCAGGTGGGCAATTGATGAGTTGAACAAGCAGGATGGGAGCATTACTGCTTATAAGGTGCAACTATATGCAGGGTTTGGCGGTGGAGGTAGGGAGATTCGGGGATTGATAGAAGAGATTCTTGCAGAATAA
- a CDS encoding ATP-binding protein produces MQEIFLPNGMEAIQASYTEYPLDEFNQNPFIQALPPLADKPTIIKKLAMNPSFAEQERQMESVYRLQMISRLYQFFQPLPIHLEIWDMINNLLIQGYLARNPFDPAYKRYLHETGKQIINRTFDINSRQNFRTTAGCGTLIGLSGMGKTTSVGRVLSNIPQVVIHNKYRGKHFNQIQLVWLKLDAPSTSSLKALCLQFFMRVDELLGTNNYKKYVSRNASVDMMLPLIGQLAQNIGLGLLIIDETQNIKGRGADQIMNFFVSLINSGVNLAIIGTPGAYGLFGDELRIARRLTGNSEIIFNNMDYNDEFKFLLESMWRYQWTKKFTPLTEEFSKVIYDETQGISDLIVKIFVYSQQKAISTGKEELTVELMRNVANEKFKLMREMLNAIRSGNPYKIAKYEDIRRIESATIQSANEHPRKPLKAKNNEKPRKNDAKDVATMPEVKKARRNTEYAEGDIRLLLKNGVKQEETPYKILSEHGFIDDMVQWNVGVDA; encoded by the coding sequence GTGCAGGAAATTTTTCTTCCAAACGGGATGGAAGCAATACAGGCAAGTTATACTGAATATCCACTTGATGAGTTTAATCAAAATCCTTTTATACAAGCTTTGCCTCCATTAGCGGATAAGCCAACAATTATAAAAAAGCTTGCAATGAATCCATCATTTGCCGAGCAAGAAAGACAAATGGAATCCGTTTATCGCTTACAAATGATCAGTAGACTATACCAGTTTTTTCAGCCACTCCCCATTCATTTGGAGATTTGGGACATGATAAACAATCTTTTAATACAGGGTTATTTAGCGAGAAATCCATTTGATCCAGCTTATAAACGCTATTTACATGAGACTGGAAAGCAAATCATCAACCGTACATTTGATATTAATAGTAGACAAAACTTCCGTACAACAGCGGGATGTGGAACTTTGATTGGACTATCAGGCATGGGAAAGACGACATCGGTTGGTCGGGTGTTAAGCAATATCCCACAGGTCGTCATCCATAACAAGTATAGGGGAAAGCATTTTAATCAAATTCAGCTTGTTTGGTTAAAGTTAGATGCACCTTCAACATCATCTTTAAAAGCCTTGTGCTTGCAGTTTTTTATGAGGGTTGACGAGTTGCTTGGTACGAACAACTATAAAAAATATGTATCAAGAAATGCGTCAGTCGATATGATGTTGCCTCTAATTGGACAACTTGCTCAGAATATTGGACTTGGGTTACTAATAATTGATGAAACCCAGAATATTAAAGGGCGTGGTGCAGACCAAATCATGAATTTTTTTGTGAGTCTTATTAACTCAGGAGTAAATCTTGCTATTATTGGAACGCCTGGAGCTTATGGTCTATTTGGAGACGAATTAAGAATTGCAAGAAGGCTAACGGGTAATTCGGAAATAATTTTCAACAACATGGATTACAATGATGAGTTTAAGTTCTTGCTGGAGTCTATGTGGCGGTATCAATGGACAAAGAAGTTCACTCCGCTTACAGAGGAGTTTTCAAAAGTTATCTATGATGAAACCCAAGGGATTTCCGATTTGATTGTAAAGATATTTGTTTATTCTCAGCAGAAAGCAATATCGACGGGTAAAGAAGAATTAACTGTTGAACTTATGCGAAATGTTGCCAACGAAAAGTTCAAATTGATGAGGGAGATGCTGAATGCAATACGTTCAGGCAACCCTTACAAGATAGCAAAATATGAAGATATAAGAAGGATTGAGAGTGCAACAATTCAGTCGGCTAATGAACACCCCCGTAAGCCGTTAAAAGCCAAGAATAACGAGAAGCCCCGAAAAAATGACGCAAAAGACGTAGCGACAATGCCCGAAGTAAAAAAGGCGAGGCGGAATACAGAATACGCAGAGGGTGACATTAGACTTCTATTGAAGAATGGAGTTAAGCAAGAAGAAACTCCTTATAAAATTCTCTCAGAGCATGGCTTCATTGATGACATGGTGCAGTGGAATGTTGGTGTGGATGCATGA